Proteins from one Proteiniborus ethanoligenes genomic window:
- the chrA gene encoding chromate efflux transporter — translation MKTEKNLGNSKRVHWRTFLKDVFICSLGSYGGPEAHYGVFTDQMVVKKNYLTEEELVELIALTGILPGPSSTQTIVAIGHKIGGPLLAFLTMLVWALPVLILMTLLSFLSQFLGSINISQEGLRYIGPMAVGFIIVAAYRIGRKVVTDKITLLLLLLGGITTYFIREPWIYPLVLILGGAVSIATSKEKNLWNRVKISPPWKYLIAFGIFAIGSLLLTLIWDNRILHLFESFYRYGYLVIGGGQVVVPLMYSELVEVNQYMTNQEFLTGFGLVQGLPGPMFSFSAYAGGMAARGGSVLTQVLGALVGGIGIFLPGLLLIYFIYPMWENLKKIKGIKVSLKGITAVAGGLITVAAIILMQNSGFVFDNIIVMLLTVALLLTKKIPAPVIVLIVLIIGFIL, via the coding sequence TTGAAAACAGAAAAAAACTTAGGAAATTCAAAAAGGGTACACTGGAGAACCTTTTTAAAAGATGTATTTATTTGTTCTTTGGGTTCTTATGGAGGTCCCGAAGCTCATTATGGTGTTTTTACAGACCAAATGGTTGTAAAGAAAAACTATTTAACAGAAGAAGAACTAGTTGAACTTATCGCTTTAACAGGCATCTTACCTGGTCCAAGTAGTACACAAACAATCGTAGCCATTGGGCATAAAATTGGAGGGCCGCTGCTGGCATTTCTGACTATGCTAGTATGGGCTTTACCGGTACTCATATTAATGACTTTACTTTCATTTTTGAGTCAATTTTTAGGTAGTATTAATATATCCCAGGAGGGACTTCGCTATATTGGTCCAATGGCTGTAGGATTTATTATTGTAGCTGCATATCGCATAGGGCGCAAAGTAGTAACTGACAAGATTACTTTATTGCTATTACTACTAGGAGGCATAACTACTTACTTTATTCGAGAGCCCTGGATATATCCATTAGTTCTTATTTTAGGCGGAGCTGTGAGTATTGCTACTTCAAAAGAGAAGAATCTTTGGAACCGTGTAAAAATAAGTCCTCCTTGGAAATACCTGATTGCATTTGGAATCTTTGCAATAGGAAGCCTCCTTCTTACTCTTATATGGGATAACAGAATTCTCCATCTATTTGAAAGCTTTTACCGCTATGGTTATTTGGTTATTGGTGGTGGACAGGTAGTAGTACCACTTATGTATAGTGAGTTAGTAGAAGTGAATCAGTACATGACCAACCAAGAGTTTTTGACTGGATTTGGACTTGTACAAGGATTACCAGGACCAATGTTTAGCTTTAGCGCATATGCGGGAGGCATGGCGGCTAGAGGAGGGAGTGTTTTAACTCAAGTCTTAGGTGCCCTTGTGGGTGGAATTGGTATATTTTTGCCTGGACTTCTTTTAATTTACTTCATCTATCCAATGTGGGAAAACTTAAAGAAGATAAAAGGAATAAAGGTTTCTCTAAAGGGTATTACTGCTGTTGCCGGTGGACTAATTACAGTTGCTGCAATAATCCTGATGCAAAATAGTGGGTTTGTATTTGATAATATAATCGTCATGCTTCTCACGGTAGCCCTATTGTTAACAAAAAAAATCCCAGCACCAGTTATTGTATTAATTGTTTTAATTATAGGGTTTATTTTGTAA
- a CDS encoding protein adenylyltransferase SelO gives MIENKTINKIGWNFDNSYARLPEKFYTRINPIPVSAPKLAVLNHSLASLLGLNPQKLQSNEGAAMLAGNEIPEGAFPIAQAYAGHQFGHFTILGDGRAILIGEQITHYGERFDIQLKGPGRTPYSRGGDGRAALGPMLREYIISEAMNSFGIPTTRSLAVVETGELVMRETALPGAILTRVAASHIRVGTFEYIAERGSVEELKILADYTIKRHYPEVEANYNQYLSLLQEVIKSQASLVAQWQLVGFIHGVMNTDNMTISGETIDYGPCAFIDIYNPATVFSSIDVYGRYAYDNQPDMAAWNLARFAETMLPLLHPNQEEAVKLAQDAISSFYEVYQCNWLAGMRAKLGIYNEESEDESLIENLLNLMQKYSADYTNTFRALTLNKLSDMVLFDTEEFKQWYKIWQERLNRQQGENSSYQLMQKSNPAVIPRNHRVEEAIDAAVKQGDYSVMKRLLDVLSNPFAYSPEQEGYSTFPQLSAHPYRTFCGT, from the coding sequence ATGATAGAGAACAAAACAATAAATAAAATTGGATGGAATTTTGATAATAGCTATGCTCGTTTACCAGAAAAATTTTATACTAGGATAAATCCAATCCCTGTGAGCGCACCAAAATTAGCAGTTCTTAATCATTCATTAGCATCATTACTGGGGCTGAATCCACAAAAATTGCAAAGTAACGAGGGTGCAGCAATGCTTGCTGGGAATGAGATTCCTGAAGGAGCTTTTCCTATAGCTCAAGCTTATGCAGGGCACCAGTTTGGTCATTTTACAATATTAGGAGATGGAAGAGCAATACTCATTGGCGAGCAAATAACTCATTATGGTGAAAGATTTGATATTCAACTTAAGGGTCCAGGCAGAACACCCTATTCTAGGGGAGGAGATGGAAGAGCAGCACTAGGACCCATGTTACGTGAATATATCATAAGTGAAGCAATGAATTCATTTGGAATCCCAACTACTCGTAGCTTGGCTGTAGTGGAAACGGGTGAATTGGTCATGCGTGAGACAGCACTACCAGGAGCAATTTTAACACGTGTAGCTGCTAGTCACATACGTGTAGGTACTTTTGAATACATTGCAGAAAGAGGTTCGGTAGAAGAATTAAAGATACTAGCTGATTATACGATAAAACGTCATTATCCAGAAGTTGAAGCTAATTATAATCAATATCTTTCATTACTTCAAGAAGTTATTAAAAGCCAAGCTTCACTTGTTGCACAATGGCAGCTTGTTGGATTTATTCACGGAGTAATGAATACAGACAATATGACTATCAGCGGAGAAACTATCGACTATGGACCTTGTGCATTTATAGATATATATAATCCAGCAACTGTATTTAGTTCCATTGATGTTTATGGTCGTTATGCTTATGATAACCAGCCTGATATGGCTGCTTGGAATTTGGCAAGATTTGCTGAGACTATGCTACCATTGCTGCATCCAAATCAGGAGGAGGCTGTCAAGCTTGCTCAGGATGCGATTTCTAGTTTTTATGAAGTATACCAGTGTAATTGGCTTGCAGGAATGAGAGCAAAACTAGGAATATATAACGAAGAATCAGAGGATGAATCACTTATTGAAAATCTTCTTAATCTCATGCAAAAATATAGCGCTGACTATACAAATACCTTCCGAGCATTAACCTTAAATAAACTATCTGATATGGTTTTGTTTGATACTGAAGAATTTAAGCAATGGTATAAAATATGGCAAGAGAGATTAAACAGGCAACAGGGAGAAAACTCGTCATACCAACTAATGCAAAAAAGTAATCCTGCTGTGATTCCTCGTAATCACAGAGTAGAAGAGGCAATAGATGCAGCAGTGAAGCAAGGTGACTATAGTGTGATGAAGAGACTTCTTGATGTTCTTTCAAATCCTTTTGCCTACAGTCCTGAACAAGAGGGGTACTCTACATTTCCACAGTTATCAGCTCATCCCTATCGAACCTTTTGTGGTACTTGA
- the ilvC gene encoding ketol-acid reductoisomerase, with protein sequence MAKMYYEENGNLEVFVGKKVGIIGYGSQGHSHALNLKDNGVEVVVGLHEGSKSWEKAMRDGFEVKKVEEVAKECDVLMLLCPDTKQKEVYDKSVKPHLREGQAIAFAHGFNIHYGQIVPPVNVDVFMVAPKGPGHLVRRVFVEGKGVPALFAIHQDFTGKARELALAYAKGIGSTRAGVLETSFREETETDLFGEQAVLCGGVTELIKAGFDTLVKAGYQKEVAYFECLHEMKLIVDLFYEGGFENMRYSISDTAEYGDYVVGKRIINEDTRKEMEVVLEEIQTGKFAREWILENQINRPVFNALKNKELEHPLVEVGKKLREMMSWIKK encoded by the coding sequence ATGGCAAAAATGTATTATGAGGAAAATGGAAATCTTGAGGTTTTTGTTGGGAAGAAAGTTGGGATAATTGGATATGGCAGTCAAGGGCATTCACATGCACTAAATCTAAAGGATAATGGTGTAGAGGTAGTTGTGGGACTTCATGAGGGAAGTAAATCATGGGAAAAAGCTATGAGAGATGGTTTTGAAGTAAAAAAAGTAGAAGAAGTAGCAAAAGAATGTGATGTTCTTATGTTACTATGCCCTGATACAAAGCAAAAGGAAGTATATGATAAATCTGTTAAACCACATTTGAGAGAAGGTCAGGCAATTGCTTTTGCACATGGTTTTAATATTCACTATGGTCAAATAGTGCCTCCAGTCAATGTAGATGTGTTTATGGTAGCACCAAAGGGACCAGGTCATCTTGTAAGAAGAGTATTTGTTGAAGGAAAAGGTGTACCTGCGTTATTCGCTATTCATCAAGATTTTACAGGAAAAGCTAGGGAGTTGGCTCTGGCTTATGCTAAAGGAATCGGATCAACAAGGGCAGGGGTGTTGGAAACTAGTTTTAGGGAAGAGACTGAGACGGATTTGTTTGGAGAACAGGCTGTATTATGTGGTGGTGTTACAGAACTTATAAAAGCTGGCTTTGACACACTTGTGAAAGCAGGCTATCAAAAAGAAGTAGCTTATTTTGAGTGCCTGCATGAAATGAAGCTTATAGTTGATTTGTTTTATGAAGGCGGATTTGAAAATATGAGATACAGCATTAGTGATACAGCAGAATATGGAGATTATGTAGTAGGGAAAAGAATTATAAATGAAGACACCAGAAAAGAAATGGAAGTTGTTTTGGAAGAAATACAAACCGGTAAGTTCGCTAGAGAATGGATATTGGAAAACCAAATAAATAGGCCAGTATTTAATGCTCTAAAGAATAAAGAGTTAGAGCATCCGCTGGTTGAGGTTGGTAAAAAATTGAGAGAAATGATGAGCTGGATTAAAAAGTAA
- the ilvD gene encoding dihydroxy-acid dehydratase — MRSNEMKHGVNKAPHRALLKASGLTDDEINRPLIGIVNSFNEIVPGHIELRQIAEAVKKGILIEGGTPLEFPAIAVCDGIAMNHEGMKYSLVSREIIADSIEIMVKAHCLDGIVLIPSCDKVVPGMLMAAARVNIPAIIVSGGPMLAGKFNRKKADLITVFEGVGKVLSGTLSNEELSSLEECACPTCGSCAGMFTANSMNCMTEAIGMALWGNATIPAVYSERKRLAKKTGMQIMKLFKENVLPRDIMNEKAFENALTVDMALGCSSNTILHLTAIAHEAGIILDLDKINHISNKTPNLCKLSPAGDHHMEDLYEAGGIPAVMKELSKKELLDLDLNTVSLQSIGEWISKAEKINAEVIADIDNPHSSTGGIKILKGNLAEDGAVVKQSAVDKDMMQVTAKARVFDSEEEAVEAIAGGKIFPGDTVVIRYEGPKGGPGMKEMLTPTSILAGMGLDKSVSLITDGRFSGGTRGAAIGHVSPEASEAGTIALVQNGDLIKIDIINGILQLMVNEEELMRRRRNLKLKEKNLSGYLKKYAKLVSSASTGAICD, encoded by the coding sequence GTGAGAAGCAACGAGATGAAACATGGTGTAAACAAAGCACCACATAGAGCACTTTTAAAAGCATCAGGTCTTACAGATGATGAAATCAATAGACCTCTGATTGGTATTGTCAACTCCTTCAATGAAATAGTACCTGGGCATATTGAACTTAGGCAAATAGCAGAAGCCGTTAAAAAAGGAATTTTAATTGAAGGGGGAACTCCATTGGAATTTCCAGCTATAGCAGTATGTGATGGAATAGCTATGAATCATGAAGGAATGAAGTATTCTCTAGTAAGCAGAGAAATAATTGCAGATAGTATTGAAATAATGGTAAAGGCACATTGCTTGGATGGAATTGTTCTTATACCGAGCTGTGACAAAGTTGTACCAGGAATGTTGATGGCAGCGGCTAGGGTAAATATACCTGCAATCATAGTAAGTGGTGGTCCAATGCTTGCTGGCAAGTTTAATAGAAAAAAGGCAGATTTGATAACTGTTTTTGAAGGAGTGGGAAAGGTTTTAAGCGGCACATTGAGCAATGAGGAATTAAGTTCTCTAGAAGAATGTGCCTGCCCCACCTGTGGCTCTTGTGCAGGCATGTTCACTGCAAATTCAATGAATTGTATGACAGAGGCAATTGGAATGGCATTATGGGGAAATGCAACTATACCTGCTGTCTATTCTGAAAGAAAGAGATTAGCTAAAAAAACAGGAATGCAGATCATGAAACTTTTTAAAGAAAATGTGCTTCCTAGAGATATTATGAATGAAAAAGCCTTTGAAAACGCACTAACCGTTGACATGGCTCTAGGCTGTTCATCAAACACCATTTTGCATTTAACTGCAATTGCTCATGAAGCAGGCATTATCCTTGATTTGGATAAGATAAATCATATTAGCAATAAGACTCCAAATTTATGCAAGCTTAGCCCTGCAGGAGATCACCATATGGAAGATTTGTACGAAGCCGGAGGAATTCCAGCTGTAATGAAAGAGCTATCAAAGAAGGAATTGCTTGATTTAGATTTAAATACAGTTAGTCTTCAATCTATAGGAGAATGGATATCAAAAGCAGAAAAGATAAATGCTGAAGTAATTGCAGATATTGATAATCCGCACAGCAGCACAGGTGGAATCAAAATCTTAAAAGGAAATCTTGCAGAAGATGGAGCTGTAGTTAAACAGTCCGCGGTAGACAAAGATATGATGCAGGTAACCGCAAAGGCCAGAGTATTTGATTCGGAAGAAGAAGCAGTAGAGGCAATAGCTGGAGGAAAGATTTTCCCTGGGGATACGGTTGTCATTCGTTATGAGGGACCTAAAGGTGGTCCTGGAATGAAAGAGATGCTTACACCAACCTCAATCCTTGCTGGTATGGGATTAGATAAAAGCGTATCTCTTATAACTGATGGACGTTTTTCTGGTGGAACTAGAGGTGCTGCAATAGGACATGTTTCCCCAGAAGCCTCAGAAGCTGGAACAATTGCTTTAGTTCAGAATGGTGACTTAATAAAAATAGATATTATAAATGGTATTCTTCAGCTGATGGTAAATGAAGAGGAACTAATGAGAAGAAGAAGAAATCTGAAACTAAAAGAAAAAAATCTTTCAGGATATTTAAAAAAATATGCAAAGCTGGTTTCTTCTGCATCAACAGGAGCAATATGTGATTAG
- the ilvB gene encoding biosynthetic-type acetolactate synthase large subunit — translation MNGAKALLESLKECGVDTIFGYPGGAVIPLYDALYGDEHFKHIRTAHEQGAVHAADGYARSTGKVGVCFVTSGPGATNTVTGLATAYMDSVPLVVISGQVATTLLGKDSFQEVDIVGITLSVTKHNYLVRDVEKIPIIVKKAFEIAKSGRPGPVLIDIPKDIFLKQCYYEKNETVKEKYSELSFKNSDIDNIAQLINESRRPIIYAGGGVKTSHAENELLELAEKADIPVVNTLMSLGTTPRNHELSLGLVGMHGFKESNLAVVNCDLLLAIGARFSDRVIGDAAKFASKAKIVHLDIDSSEIHKNVNADLAVIGDIKNMLKAITESINVKDNGDWKKKIASWKREINNEDDFNPKNILESLYEKIGKEAFVATDVGQHQMWTAQYWRFNETNRFITSGGLGTMGFGLGAAIGAKVGNTDKPVLLVTGDGSFRMNSNELFTVAKYNVPLIILLMNNSALGMVRQWQRMFCEGRYSETDVDDCFDYVRLVNAYGIEGHSVNSLEGLNNVLSKVEFGKKPVFIECKILKDESVYPIVPPGQPIDTILLEG, via the coding sequence ATGAACGGAGCAAAAGCATTGCTAGAATCTTTAAAAGAATGTGGAGTTGACACCATATTTGGTTATCCGGGAGGAGCTGTAATCCCTCTGTATGATGCTTTATATGGAGATGAACATTTTAAACATATAAGAACAGCACATGAGCAAGGCGCTGTTCACGCAGCTGACGGCTATGCTAGAAGCACAGGAAAAGTAGGAGTTTGCTTTGTAACCTCGGGACCGGGAGCTACTAACACTGTAACAGGTTTGGCAACCGCATATATGGATTCTGTTCCGTTAGTTGTTATATCAGGTCAAGTGGCTACCACATTGTTAGGCAAGGATTCCTTTCAGGAGGTAGATATAGTAGGTATTACATTATCGGTTACAAAACATAATTACCTTGTAAGAGATGTAGAAAAAATTCCTATTATTGTGAAAAAGGCTTTTGAAATAGCTAAGAGCGGAAGACCTGGTCCAGTATTAATAGATATACCAAAGGATATCTTTCTTAAACAGTGCTATTATGAAAAAAATGAAACTGTTAAAGAAAAGTATTCGGAACTAAGCTTTAAGAATAGTGATATAGATAATATAGCTCAGTTAATAAATGAATCTAGAAGACCGATTATTTATGCTGGCGGAGGTGTAAAGACCTCCCATGCTGAAAATGAACTTTTAGAATTAGCAGAAAAAGCTGATATTCCAGTTGTTAATACTCTTATGTCTCTAGGCACAACTCCAAGGAATCATGAATTGTCCCTAGGCCTAGTTGGAATGCACGGCTTTAAGGAGAGCAACCTGGCAGTTGTAAACTGTGACTTACTTTTGGCCATAGGTGCAAGGTTTAGTGACAGGGTAATAGGGGATGCAGCTAAGTTTGCTTCAAAAGCTAAGATAGTTCATTTAGATATTGACTCCAGTGAAATTCATAAAAATGTTAATGCAGATTTGGCAGTAATCGGAGATATTAAGAACATGCTGAAAGCTATTACCGAAAGTATAAATGTGAAAGATAATGGTGATTGGAAAAAAAAGATTGCTAGTTGGAAAAGAGAAATAAACAATGAAGACGACTTTAACCCTAAGAATATATTGGAAAGCCTTTATGAGAAAATAGGGAAAGAAGCTTTCGTAGCTACAGATGTGGGTCAACATCAAATGTGGACTGCGCAATATTGGAGGTTCAATGAAACTAATAGGTTTATTACTTCTGGGGGTCTTGGAACAATGGGATTTGGTCTTGGTGCTGCAATTGGCGCAAAGGTTGGAAATACTGACAAACCCGTTCTACTGGTTACAGGTGACGGAAGTTTTAGGATGAATAGTAACGAGCTGTTTACAGTGGCGAAATACAATGTTCCTTTGATTATATTATTAATGAATAATTCGGCTCTGGGAATGGTCAGACAGTGGCAGAGGATGTTTTGTGAAGGAAGGTATTCAGAAACTGATGTTGATGATTGTTTTGATTATGTAAGACTAGTAAATGCATATGGAATAGAAGGCCACAGCGTAAATTCACTTGAAGGACTAAATAATGTACTGAGTAAGGTTGAATTCGGCAAAAAACCGGTTTTCATTGAATGTAAAATTTTAAAGGATGAAAGCGTGTATCCAATAGTTCCACCTGGGCAGCCGATTGACACAATATTACTTGAAGGATAG
- the ilvA gene encoding threonine ammonia-lyase: MNLKALTLNDILEAKERIRDICVNTKLIYSSDFSKECGNEVYIKPENLQITGAFKLRGALNKISKLTEEQRKRGLIASSAGNHAQGVAYSANRLGIKATIVMPKTTPLIKVQATREYGSNVILKGEYYDEAYLEAKRLEKEKGYIFIHPFDDIEIMAGQGTIALEILEELKDADAILVPIGGGGLISGIAVAAKSVNPNIKVIGVEPEGAKAMKISIGEDKLVNLPAVDTIADGGAVKKPGHIAFDIIREYVDEIITVDDFELMEAVFILLEKHKLVVEATGALTIAALKNLKFKGKKVVSLVSGGNIDVVTMASMLNRGLLLRGRIFCFSVKLKDTPGQLLKISEILARLGANVIRLEHDQFKAIDRLKHAVLEITVETNGREHIDEITQELNREGYNVDKVY, translated from the coding sequence ATGAATTTAAAAGCATTAACCTTGAACGATATATTGGAAGCTAAGGAAAGAATCAGAGATATATGTGTAAACACAAAGCTGATATATAGTTCTGATTTTAGTAAGGAATGTGGAAATGAGGTCTATATAAAGCCAGAAAACCTTCAGATTACAGGAGCCTTTAAACTTAGAGGAGCATTAAATAAGATAAGCAAATTAACAGAGGAACAGAGAAAAAGAGGGCTTATTGCTTCGTCTGCTGGAAATCATGCTCAAGGAGTTGCATATTCAGCAAATAGACTTGGAATTAAAGCAACTATAGTTATGCCTAAAACAACACCATTGATAAAAGTCCAGGCCACAAGGGAATACGGATCAAATGTGATTTTGAAAGGAGAATATTATGATGAAGCTTATTTAGAGGCAAAAAGACTGGAAAAAGAAAAAGGTTATATATTCATCCATCCTTTTGATGATATTGAAATAATGGCTGGACAAGGCACAATAGCCCTGGAAATACTTGAAGAACTTAAGGATGCAGATGCTATTTTAGTCCCAATTGGCGGGGGTGGATTAATAAGCGGAATTGCTGTTGCGGCCAAGTCTGTTAATCCGAACATAAAGGTAATAGGAGTTGAACCTGAAGGAGCAAAGGCTATGAAAATATCTATTGGTGAAGACAAGTTAGTTAATCTACCTGCTGTTGATACCATAGCAGATGGGGGTGCAGTTAAAAAACCTGGTCATATAGCCTTTGATATAATAAGGGAATATGTAGACGAAATTATAACAGTGGATGACTTTGAACTTATGGAAGCAGTATTTATTTTGTTGGAGAAGCATAAGCTTGTTGTTGAGGCAACTGGAGCACTGACTATAGCGGCTTTAAAGAATTTAAAATTTAAGGGTAAAAAGGTGGTATCTTTAGTAAGTGGTGGGAATATAGATGTCGTTACTATGGCATCCATGTTAAATCGTGGACTTCTTTTAAGAGGAAGGATTTTCTGTTTTTCAGTAAAACTGAAGGATACTCCTGGGCAACTCTTAAAAATATCAGAAATACTGGCAAGACTCGGTGCAAATGTTATTAGACTGGAGCATGATCAATTCAAGGCTATAGATAGATTAAAGCATGCTGTGCTGGAAATAACCGTAGAAACAAATGGTCGTGAACACATAGATGAAATAACCCAAGAATTGAATAGGGAAGGTTATAATGTTGATAAAGTTTACTAG
- a CDS encoding FMN-dependent NADH-azoreductase: MKKLLYITVNSKPEELSTSKTVGRKFVNSFLIHNPDYELIELDLYNEYIPEMNYKYFTGRAELVAGLDYEALSEEDKKAVDRMNELSEQFLMADTYVIAAPMWSLSFPAKLKSYLDCIILNNKLIKVSPKKVEGLLNDKDRSMVYIQSSGGDYPPIFLSRIIPGVEYCREIFKFLGVKKFEKLLVEGVDMPKIGREIAIEKAYDEIDSIIKKISKKPLLV; encoded by the coding sequence TTGAAAAAATTATTATATATTACAGTAAATTCAAAGCCTGAAGAGTTGTCTACGAGTAAAACTGTGGGAAGAAAATTTGTAAATAGCTTTTTAATTCATAATCCGGATTATGAGCTTATAGAATTAGACCTTTATAATGAATATATACCAGAAATGAATTATAAGTATTTTACAGGAAGAGCAGAACTTGTAGCAGGTTTAGACTATGAAGCTTTATCTGAAGAAGATAAAAAAGCTGTTGACAGGATGAACGAGCTAAGTGAACAATTTTTAATGGCAGACACTTATGTTATTGCCGCACCTATGTGGAGCTTGTCCTTTCCAGCAAAGCTTAAGAGCTACTTAGATTGTATTATACTAAACAATAAATTAATTAAGGTATCTCCTAAAAAAGTAGAAGGGCTATTAAATGATAAGGATAGGAGCATGGTTTATATCCAATCCTCTGGCGGAGACTATCCACCAATATTTCTTAGCAGGATTATTCCTGGAGTAGAATATTGTAGGGAAATATTTAAATTCCTAGGAGTTAAAAAATTTGAGAAGCTCTTAGTTGAAGGTGTGGATATGCCTAAAATAGGGAGAGAAATAGCAATAGAGAAAGCATACGATGAAATAGATTCTATAATAAAAAAAATTTCAAAGAAACCATTGCTAGTATAG
- the splB gene encoding spore photoproduct lyase, producing MNLFVPNIAYIDPKSLEYEVGRAAKENLIKLNVPIVQSRKVSIEGKTPTENYAKAKKTIYLTVSREKKLRPCSPSADYQFALSSSCPGHCEYCYLQTTQGEKPFMRVFVNIDEILKVIQEHIDINLPNITTFECGSITDPVALEHLTGNLKRCIEFFGESEKGRLRVITKFDNVDSFLDLNHNNHTKFRFSINTKYIIDKFEHNTSSFNERIEAARKIANAGYPIGFIIAPIMIYDNWKVDYKELLDRLKYQLGDYKREITFELIQHRFTATAKELILTRFPKTKLDLDEEARQLKWGPYGKFKYVYPKEKSNEIKGYIIGIIKENFNNALIEYFT from the coding sequence ATGAACTTGTTTGTGCCTAACATTGCGTATATTGATCCTAAGAGCTTGGAATATGAAGTTGGTAGAGCTGCTAAAGAAAATTTAATTAAACTAAATGTACCTATAGTACAATCAAGAAAAGTTTCAATTGAGGGTAAGACACCGACTGAAAATTATGCGAAAGCAAAAAAAACAATTTATCTAACAGTAAGTAGAGAAAAAAAGCTGAGACCTTGTAGCCCATCAGCAGATTATCAGTTTGCATTATCTAGTTCATGCCCAGGGCATTGTGAATACTGCTATTTACAAACAACACAGGGAGAAAAACCTTTTATGAGAGTATTTGTAAACATAGATGAAATACTCAAGGTAATTCAGGAGCATATAGATATTAATCTACCTAATATTACAACCTTTGAATGTGGAAGCATTACAGATCCAGTTGCTCTTGAGCATTTAACAGGAAACCTTAAAAGATGCATAGAATTCTTTGGGGAGAGTGAAAAAGGGAGACTTAGAGTAATAACTAAGTTTGATAATGTAGATTCTTTTTTAGATTTAAATCATAATAATCATACAAAATTCAGATTTAGTATTAATACTAAATATATTATAGATAAATTTGAACACAATACATCATCTTTTAATGAAAGAATAGAAGCAGCAAGAAAGATAGCAAACGCTGGCTATCCTATAGGATTTATTATTGCTCCCATTATGATATATGATAACTGGAAAGTTGACTATAAAGAACTACTAGACAGGCTAAAATATCAACTAGGTGATTACAAAAGAGAAATTACATTTGAATTAATACAGCATAGATTTACTGCTACTGCTAAAGAATTGATACTTACTAGGTTTCCTAAAACAAAACTAGATCTTGATGAAGAAGCTAGACAACTGAAATGGGGACCTTATGGAAAGTTCAAATATGTTTATCCAAAAGAAAAAAGCAATGAAATCAAAGGATATATTATAGGAATTATCAAAGAAAATTTTAATAATGCCTTAATTGAATATTTCACATAA
- a CDS encoding zinc ribbon domain-containing protein, which translates to MAKYCYRCGTPTEKNKYCITCGTDTSPPRDVYFTEEECGRCDANLPRWSNFCPNCGFKFGRYDPTTKENKGKHNKGIIKGSLFFTVVAIAVAIILSIVEESIQLKYSLIGAAIFSALIWLLVIVRWERGEFIDGTVVKHYSEERTKREKDGDKKNLMGKQLYIEIPYTLYCTVIKYDDGTEDVKTLENTAADHIQLKIGERIRYFKATRTYLKL; encoded by the coding sequence ATGGCTAAATATTGTTATCGTTGTGGTACACCAACAGAAAAAAATAAGTATTGTATTACCTGTGGTACTGATACATCACCACCAAGAGATGTTTATTTCACAGAGGAAGAATGTGGGCGTTGTGATGCTAATCTACCAAGATGGTCTAATTTTTGTCCTAATTGCGGCTTTAAGTTTGGAAGATATGATCCAACTACTAAAGAAAATAAAGGCAAACATAATAAAGGCATTATAAAAGGGTCACTGTTTTTTACAGTTGTGGCAATTGCTGTTGCCATTATTCTTTCTATTGTTGAAGAATCTATTCAGCTTAAGTATTCCTTAATTGGTGCAGCTATTTTTTCTGCTTTAATTTGGCTACTTGTTATAGTTAGGTGGGAAAGAGGAGAATTCATAGATGGGACTGTAGTAAAGCATTATTCAGAGGAAAGAACTAAAAGGGAAAAAGATGGAGACAAGAAAAACTTAATGGGTAAACAGCTTTATATTGAAATACCTTATACCCTATATTGTACTGTAATAAAATATGATGATGGAACAGAAGATGTAAAAACTCTCGAGAATACTGCTGCAGATCATATTCAATTAAAAATTGGAGAAAGAATTAGGTACTTTAAGGCAACTAGAACTTATTTAAAACTGTAG